TTGTGACTAACTTATATTCACTCTTTTACCTTTTCACTTGTTTGATGCCATTTGCTATTGAATTTTCACTCATTTTCAGAGATTCAGGGTATTTAAGGCCCTTGTCGCCCAGCGATCTTCGTTTCCTTTCCAAagcatcttctcttctctacTCTCTTTCCTCAGCTTCATCGGCAGCCTAATCTACGCTCAGGAAACATGCACTTGAAGTTCGTCTTCATCCTGCTACTCGCCCTCGTGGCCGAGTCAGTCTTTGCCCGTCTCCAGGGCCACCATCGTCGCCACATCCATGGCAAGCACCTCGCTATCAagaacgacaacgacaacgacaacatcGGTTCTGGTTCTATAATCGAACCTCGCACTCTTACCGACGTCAACGGAAATGCTATCGGTATCGGTCCTCTCACTGCTACGCTCGGCATCCTCCCTGGTGCAACTCTGGCCCCGACCAACGATCACCCTCATGAAGACCATCCACACGATGGTCATTCCACTCACGGTGGTCACCACGAAGGCCATTCTCATGGTCATCATCCGCATGGTGGCCATCCCCACGACGGTCACCCCCACGGCCACGATAATGAGGCCAGCCCGCACCCCATCAAAGCAACCGCAGCCTGGGACCAGACCCCTCCCGACGGCCAATTCACCTGGGACGGCTTCAGCGGACGCACGCAGTCCCAAGGCGACGGCGTCGGCTACAAAGGCAACGTCGGCGACCCATGGGGTAGCAACATCATCCTGCTCGACTCCGAAACCGACGCTCCGTACTACAAATACGTCGCGCAACTGCACGGCCCTAAAGACGCCAACGCGCAGCCCTGGAAAGTCGTCTTCTGGAACAAGATCGGCCCAGATGGCAAGATATCTGGCTGGTACCAGCACTCTGCGCTTGAATTTGATATGCTGCCCAATGAGATCAAATATGTGGCTTTTGACAAGGACTCGCAGGGTGGGTTTGGTGCTGCGCCTGGGGACCATCTTCCTACCGATCAATGGGGTGGTTGGTCTAGTACTTGGGGCGAGTTTGACTTTGGTGATGTGAAGAATCATGCCATGTCTGGATGGGATGTGTCGTGTATTCAGGCGCAGAATGCCGGGCAGGAGGTGCaggggatgaggatgtgcTTGTCCAATGGGGACAAGTGTTCTACTATCACGAGGGGCGCGAAGAAAGTTGAGAATGCGTATCCGAGTGATAAGGCTGGAGTTGATGGATTGGGAGGTGTTGTTGGGGCAGGGGCTGTTAGGATTGTTGTTGAGCTGGACTATGATGAGTAGGGGGT
This region of Aspergillus chevalieri M1 DNA, chromosome 4, nearly complete sequence genomic DNA includes:
- a CDS encoding uncharacterized protein (COG:S;~EggNog:ENOG410PRRT;~InterPro:IPR038903;~SECRETED:SignalP(1-20);~go_component: GO:0005576 - extracellular region [Evidence IEA];~go_function: GO:0019863 - IgE binding [Evidence IEA]) — its product is MHLKFVFILLLALVAESVFARLQGHHRRHIHGKHLAIKNDNDNDNIGSGSIIEPRTLTDVNGNAIGIGPLTATLGILPGATLAPTNDHPHEDHPHDGHSTHGGHHEGHSHGHHPHGGHPHDGHPHGHDNEASPHPIKATAAWDQTPPDGQFTWDGFSGRTQSQGDGVGYKGNVGDPWGSNIILLDSETDAPYYKYVAQLHGPKDANAQPWKVVFWNKIGPDGKISGWYQHSALEFDMLPNEIKYVAFDKDSQGGFGAAPGDHLPTDQWGGWSSTWGEFDFGDVKNHAMSGWDVSCIQAQNAGQEVQGMRMCLSNGDKCSTITRGAKKVENAYPSDKAGVDGLGGVVGAGAVRIVVELDYDE